The following are from one region of the Chitinispirillales bacterium ANBcel5 genome:
- the rnc gene encoding ribonuclease III yields the protein MTPLRPITDLFRRLRVKRTNRTGSLDKLQKHIGYRFRTQTLLTQALTHKSSISPDDTKGLLSNERLEFLGDAVLNCLITEHLYLSHPEKSEGQLSKIKSLVVSRKILGEVALSINLGSYLILGISEEKSGGRSRASILSNAFEALLGAIYLDNGLDASRSFLTRHLFNRINDFLKDESNINYKSRILELAQRDGFGIPRYVTIDATGPDHAKQFKVRIDIAGVPMGEGQGTNKKVAQQNAAQSAIVNYNKDLINSRIKGDGKNELLS from the coding sequence ATGACTCCTCTGAGGCCAATAACTGATCTCTTCAGAAGGCTACGTGTCAAGAGAACCAATCGCACTGGTTCTCTTGACAAGCTACAAAAACATATAGGCTACAGGTTTCGAACCCAGACCCTTTTAACTCAGGCCCTGACTCATAAATCCTCAATATCACCCGATGACACAAAAGGGTTACTATCAAACGAGCGGCTGGAATTTCTTGGGGATGCGGTATTAAACTGTCTTATAACAGAACATTTGTATCTTTCACACCCTGAAAAAAGTGAAGGACAATTATCCAAGATCAAATCCCTTGTAGTCAGTAGAAAGATTCTGGGTGAGGTTGCCCTGTCTATCAATTTGGGTTCATATCTTATACTAGGTATTTCTGAGGAGAAATCCGGGGGCAGAAGCAGAGCTTCTATTCTCTCCAATGCATTTGAAGCACTGCTTGGAGCCATTTATCTTGATAATGGATTAGATGCTTCAAGAAGTTTTCTAACCAGGCATTTGTTTAACCGAATAAATGATTTTCTTAAAGATGAGAGTAACATAAACTACAAAAGCAGAATCCTTGAGTTGGCTCAAAGAGACGGCTTTGGCATACCCCGTTATGTCACCATCGATGCAACCGGACCAGATCATGCAAAGCAGTTCAAAGTACGTATTGATATTGCAGGTGTTCCAATGGGCGAGGGACAAGGGACCAATAAAAAAGTTGCTCAGCAGAACGCAGCACAATCTGCAATTGTAAATTATAACAAAGACCTGATAAATTCCCGTATCAAAGGAGATGGAAAGAATGAATTACTTTCTTAG
- the fabD gene encoding ACP S-malonyltransferase, producing the protein MKVNFLFPGQGSQKVGMGRDLFDQYECAKKRFRQADEILERSLSSIIFDGPQDKLTATENTQPALFAVEACITDILKEKGVEPQYAAGHSLGEYSALYASGALSFEDGIRLVAKRGELMARAGKENPGSMAAVIGMKKETIVEVINKVNSGTVVSANENAPAQTVISGETEAVKEACALLKEAGAKRAMPLPVSGAFHSPLMENAAQEFSEVIEPLTLNKAKCPVISNVTAEAETDENLLKSLMVKQLISPVRWVESVNKLSEIGPQLCAETGPGNVLKGLVTKSAPSLNVIPCGTVENIYFLLTQS; encoded by the coding sequence ATGAAAGTAAATTTTCTCTTTCCTGGTCAGGGTTCTCAGAAAGTGGGAATGGGCAGGGATCTTTTTGATCAGTATGAATGTGCAAAGAAACGCTTCAGGCAGGCAGATGAGATTCTTGAAAGATCACTCAGCTCAATAATTTTTGATGGTCCTCAGGACAAACTTACTGCAACAGAAAATACCCAGCCAGCGCTTTTTGCTGTAGAAGCCTGTATAACCGATATACTTAAAGAAAAAGGTGTAGAACCTCAGTATGCCGCAGGACACTCTCTTGGAGAGTACAGCGCACTTTACGCATCCGGAGCACTGTCTTTTGAAGATGGTATCAGGTTAGTTGCAAAAAGAGGAGAGCTTATGGCTCGTGCCGGGAAGGAAAATCCTGGTAGCATGGCAGCTGTCATTGGAATGAAGAAAGAAACAATCGTTGAAGTAATAAACAAGGTAAATAGCGGAACAGTTGTTTCTGCAAACGAAAACGCTCCTGCTCAAACCGTGATATCAGGAGAGACGGAAGCGGTAAAAGAGGCTTGTGCTTTGCTTAAAGAAGCAGGTGCCAAAAGAGCCATGCCTTTACCTGTAAGTGGTGCATTCCATTCTCCGCTTATGGAGAATGCTGCACAGGAGTTCTCTGAGGTAATTGAGCCACTTACCCTTAATAAAGCCAAATGCCCGGTAATTAGTAATGTTACCGCAGAGGCAGAAACCGATGAAAACCTTTTAAAATCACTTATGGTAAAACAACTTATATCTCCTGTTAGATGGGTTGAATCGGTTAATAAGCTTTCGGAAATTGGTCCTCAGTTGTGTGCCGAAACCGGGCCAGGCAATGTTTTAAAGGGCCTCGTGACAAAAAGTGCCCCTTCTTTAAATGTTATACCATGTGGAACTGTTGAAAACATATATTTCCTGCTAACACAAAGCTAA
- the fabG gene encoding 3-oxoacyl-[acyl-carrier-protein] reductase — MIDLSSKKALVTGSGRGIGKEIVLRLAQAGCDVAISDIDLESAKETAKEVEALGRRAIAVSGDVSKEDDVKAMFKDVVGEFSSLDILVNNAGITRDTLILRMKESDWDAVLNVNLKSAFLCCKEAVRPMMKAHSGKIVNIASVVGLMGNAGQANYSASKAGMIGLTKTLAKEFAARSVNVNAIAPGFIKTAMTDKLSDADKEKLSSQIPMQKLGSAKDVADSVLFLSSSLSDYITGQVLTVDGGLVM, encoded by the coding sequence GTGATTGATCTTTCCTCAAAAAAAGCTCTTGTAACCGGCTCTGGGCGAGGTATCGGTAAAGAGATTGTGTTACGCCTGGCACAGGCAGGCTGTGATGTAGCTATTAGTGATATAGACCTTGAAAGTGCAAAAGAAACAGCTAAAGAGGTCGAGGCTCTTGGAAGAAGGGCAATTGCCGTATCGGGAGATGTTTCCAAAGAAGATGACGTTAAGGCCATGTTTAAGGATGTTGTTGGAGAATTTTCTTCTCTCGACATACTGGTAAATAATGCAGGTATCACCCGAGACACCCTCATATTAAGAATGAAGGAGAGTGACTGGGATGCTGTTTTAAACGTTAATCTTAAGAGCGCGTTTCTCTGCTGTAAGGAAGCTGTGAGACCGATGATGAAGGCTCACTCGGGGAAAATAGTAAATATCGCATCGGTTGTTGGTCTAATGGGCAATGCAGGTCAGGCAAACTACTCTGCGTCAAAAGCAGGCATGATCGGACTAACCAAAACACTGGCTAAAGAGTTTGCTGCCAGATCAGTTAATGTGAATGCCATTGCTCCCGGATTCATCAAAACAGCAATGACTGATAAATTATCGGATGCAGATAAGGAAAAACTTTCAAGTCAGATACCTATGCAGAAACTTGGCTCGGCAAAGGATGTCGCTGATTCTGTTCTGTTTCTCAGTTCTTCTCTTAGCGACTATATAACCGGACAGGTTTTAACGGTCGACGGTGGACTTGTCATGTAA
- the fabF gene encoding beta-ketoacyl-ACP synthase II, with the protein MSKRVVVTGLGVTSPVGNNIETFWSALCAGKSGLGDVTLFDASKYTCRIAGEVKEIDFSHYVDLKEVKRTDRVILLALAAARMALQDSGLDLDAIDRDRAGVIVGSGIGGLRTLENEHAKMLSRGPGRVSPFLVPMMITDMPAGRVSMAYGLKGPNYAVVSACASAGHSIGDAWMAIKSGMMDVAVTGGSEAGITPISFAGFCSMKAMSTRNDEPQKASCPFDSKRDGFVMGEGSGIIVLESLEHAKARGAKIYAELVGYGATGDAYHLSHPAPDGVGAQSAIKMALKSANVEPSKVDYINAHGTSTPLNDKYESIAIKKVFGEHASKLNISSTKSMTGHLLGASGGIEFIASVLAIRDGVVPPTINYEDPDPECDLNYTPNTAAKKEITYAMSNSFGFGGHNASLLIGRYDSSEANN; encoded by the coding sequence ATGTCCAAAAGAGTAGTTGTTACAGGGCTTGGAGTCACAAGTCCGGTGGGAAATAACATTGAGACTTTCTGGAGTGCGTTGTGTGCTGGAAAGTCGGGTTTAGGCGATGTCACTCTCTTTGACGCCTCTAAGTATACATGCAGAATAGCTGGAGAGGTTAAAGAGATTGATTTTAGTCACTATGTTGATCTTAAAGAGGTTAAAAGAACAGACAGAGTAATCCTTCTTGCACTGGCTGCAGCCAGGATGGCACTGCAGGATTCTGGTCTGGACTTAGATGCTATTGATCGGGATCGTGCAGGAGTAATCGTGGGATCTGGAATCGGAGGCCTGCGTACTCTTGAAAATGAGCACGCTAAGATGCTTTCCCGGGGGCCCGGACGTGTATCGCCATTTTTAGTACCCATGATGATAACCGATATGCCGGCTGGCCGTGTTTCAATGGCCTACGGGTTAAAAGGTCCTAATTACGCGGTTGTAAGTGCATGTGCTTCTGCAGGACACTCCATTGGGGACGCATGGATGGCAATAAAAAGTGGTATGATGGATGTTGCGGTAACGGGTGGAAGTGAGGCTGGTATCACGCCTATATCTTTTGCCGGTTTCTGCTCCATGAAAGCCATGTCCACCAGAAATGATGAACCGCAGAAAGCAAGTTGCCCTTTCGATTCAAAACGTGATGGATTTGTGATGGGAGAGGGTTCAGGAATTATTGTTCTTGAAAGTCTGGAACATGCTAAGGCAAGGGGTGCAAAAATTTACGCAGAACTTGTAGGGTATGGAGCTACAGGTGATGCTTACCATCTCTCTCACCCTGCACCTGATGGTGTTGGTGCTCAGAGTGCAATAAAGATGGCCCTAAAAAGTGCTAATGTCGAACCATCAAAGGTCGACTATATTAACGCTCATGGTACATCCACACCTTTAAACGATAAATACGAGTCTATCGCGATTAAAAAGGTGTTTGGTGAACATGCTTCAAAACTTAATATCAGTTCCACTAAATCGATGACAGGACACCTTTTAGGTGCTTCCGGTGGAATAGAGTTTATTGCTTCTGTGCTTGCAATCCGGGATGGTGTTGTTCCTCCAACCATAAACTATGAGGACCCTGATCCCGAGTGTGACCTCAACTATACTCCTAATACGGCTGCCAAAAAGGAAATAACATACGCAATGAGTAACTCCTTTGGTTTCGGAGGCCATAACGCATCACTACTTATCGGTAGATATGACTCCTCTGAGGCCAATAACTGA
- a CDS encoding acyl carrier protein, translated as MSEMESKIKGIIADKLGVSEEKINPQASFVDDLGADSLDQVELIMAFEDAFDLNIPDDDAEKMRTVKDAMEYLQSKV; from the coding sequence GTGAGCGAGATGGAATCAAAAATTAAAGGGATCATTGCTGATAAGCTTGGGGTAAGTGAGGAAAAAATCAATCCACAGGCTTCCTTTGTTGATGATCTTGGTGCAGACTCTCTTGATCAGGTAGAGCTGATCATGGCTTTTGAAGATGCCTTTGATCTCAATATACCTGATGACGATGCTGAGAAGATGCGCACTGTTAAAGATGCCATGGAATACCTGCAGAGTAAAGTTTAA